The following are encoded together in the Cicer arietinum cultivar CDC Frontier isolate Library 1 chromosome 2, Cicar.CDCFrontier_v2.0, whole genome shotgun sequence genome:
- the LOC140919449 gene encoding LOW QUALITY PROTEIN: uncharacterized protein (The sequence of the model RefSeq protein was modified relative to this genomic sequence to represent the inferred CDS: deleted 1 base in 1 codon): MYGLPPSYTPPLVVNPQNPNQSQIPSPLGYLPPQNTQPSENIPYIPPQVPCFDTNGNWHQPHIGDDTQSDEKFHVLEERIKAIEGYNVYGLEAFDMCLVSDVTIPPKFKVPDFEKYKGNTCPKNHLTMYCRKMASHAHNDKLLIHFFQDSLSGASLSWYMHLERNQIRSWKDLADAFLKQYRYNVDMAPDRMQLQNSLKKDNEDFKEYAQRWREVASQVEPPLSESEMVGMFMDTLQSPFYDKMIGSMSSNFSDLVMIGERIESGMRSGKIVCAATSVKRPQTTFTKKKEGDTNAVMVNPRISYFPPINSYRPPIFQPPIPQNPYTPYPYVAATTQASFPQYHPSRPPFYQPPPTAFSPQNQYPSSNHYRPPVNREKRITRFDPIPVTYSQLLPHLLQNSMVVIRPMKPLEPPFPKWYNPNAKCEYHEDNPNIGSNPLPGHGNASVNFIEDGIDQYAVDGHVFTMGKKSTHNKPNAIIVQTPIPFPYGNTKAVPWKYEVTSHLADHQPSDGCEPKGTEVTNISGIGGMTRSGRIYTPEQLRKKEVNGEKGKEDMYHTIKGQEISKKTVSEEEASEFLKFVKQSEYKVVDQLNQTPSKISVLSLLLNSEAHRRALMKVLNEAHVTHDITVDQFDGVVGNITASSCLSFSDNELPAEGTEHNKALHISMRCHDHILARVLVDNGSSLNVMPKSTLSKLFVEGACLKPSALVVKAFDGSRRQVIGEIDLPIQIGPHIFGITFQVMDIKPAYSCLLGRPWIHAAGAVTSTLHQKLKFTVNNKLVIIYGEEDMIVSHLSSTGYIEDTEEAIETFFQALEIANVVFMGEGYRLKEPKQSTISLKSTKSMLEGGVFLNLGKLIEIPEKNNRYGLGYVPTQADEEKAAKEKRENKVTRRENWIPNSQKIPICDIRQNFQSAGIIYADQVAVAEEDHGDDEPDMSLKIREEVKKQFDAGFLAVAKYPQWVANIVPVPKKDGKVRMCVDYRDLNKASPKDDFPLPHIDVLVDSTAQYSLFSFMDGFSGYNQIKMAPEDMEKTTFITQWGTFCYKVMPFGLKNAGATYQRAMVTLFHDMMHKEIEVYVDDMIAKSRTEEDHVVNLQKLFERLRKFKLRLNPAKCTFGVRSGKLLGFIVSQKGIEVDPDKVRAIQEVPAPRTKKEVRGFLGRLNYIARFILHLTATCEPIFKLLRKDQKVEWNENCQKAFEKIKQYLSKPPILVPPVHGKPLIMYLTVLDESMGCVLGQHDESGRKEHAIYYLSKKLTSCETRYSLLERTCCALAWAARRLRHYMLCHTTWLVSKMDPIKYIFKKPALTGRIARWQMLLSEYDLVYVRQKSIKGSALAEYLSQQPVEDYQSMQCEFPNEDIMTLVEEIESSDKEKWRLVFVGASNALGHGIGAILISPENQFTPFTARLCFDCTNNIAEYEACVMGIKAAIESNVKFLEVYGDSLLVIHQTKGEWETRDSKLIPYHTHIKELTEHFEKITFNHIPREENQLADALATLSSMFKITTNQDVPVIKIQQRDKPAYCLSIEEELDSKPWFYDIKSYVKNREYPSGISENDKRVLRRLSMNFFLNGDVLYKRNHNMVLLRCLDKAEAEKIIQEVHEGSFGTHANGHAMARKILRAGYYWLTMESDCFNYVKKCHKCQIYADKVHVPPTSLNVLTSPWPFSMWGMDVIGLIEPKASNGHRFILVAIDYFTKWVEAASYANVTRSVVVKFIKRELICRYGLPNKIITDNATNLNNKMMKELCDSFKIQHHNSSPYRPKMNGAVEAANKNIKKIIQKMVETYKDWHEMLPFALHGYRTSVRTSTGATPFSLVYGMEAVLPIEVEIPSIKVLMETKLEEAEWVQSRYDQLNLIEEKRMIALCHGRLYQKRLKKAYEKKVRPREFREGELVLKKILPIKKDSRGKWTPNYEGPYVVKKAFYEGAMILAEMDGDELPLPINSDAVKKYYA; the protein is encoded by the exons ATGTATGGTCTTCCACCCAGTTATACTCCACCTTTAGTCGTCAACCCCCAAAAcccaaaccaatcacaaattccATCTCCTCTGGGCTATctgccaccccaaaacactcaaccctcagaaaatattccatatattcCACCCCAAGTACCCTGTTTCGATACTAATGGaaattggcatcaacctcatattggggatgatacacaatcagatgaaaaattccatgtcttggaagagcgaataaaagcgattgaggggtataatgtttatggccttgaagctttcgatatgtgtttggtttctgatgtgactatccctcccaaattcaaggttcctgactttgaaaaatacaagggcaacacatgtcctaaaaatcatctaactatgtattgcagaaaaatggcatctcatgctcataacgataaacttctcattcacttcttccaagacagtttgagtggggcatcgttaagttggtatatgcatcttgagcgaaatcaaattcgttcatggaaggacctagctgatgcctttttgaagcaatacaggtacaacgttgacatggcccctgataggatgcaattgcaaaattcactGAAAAAGGACAACGAAGATTTCAAAGAATACGCACAACGGTGGAGGGAAGTGGCCTCACAAGTAGAACCCCCATTATCTGAAAgcgaaatggttggtatgtttatggatactctccagtcgcctttttatgacaagatgattgggagtatgtcatcaaacttttctgaccttgtcatgataggagaaaggatagaaagtgggatgaggagtggcaagattGTATGTGCGGCAACTAGCGTGAAACGACCCCAGacgacattcacaaaaaagaaagaaggagacactaacgctgtaatggtaaaccccagaatctcttattttccacccatcaattcttatcgacccccaatTTTCCAGCCCCCGATACCACAAAATCCTTACACcccttatccatatgtggccgcaaccacacaagcttcattccctcaatatcacccttcaagaccacctttttatcaaccaccacctaccgcattttccccacaaaatcaatacccaagctcaaatcactacagaccacctgtcaatcgagaaaaaaggataactcgttttgatccaattcccgtcacgtatagccaattgttgccccatttacttcaaaattcaatggtagtcataagaccaatgaaacctcttgaaccaccatttccaaaatggtataatccaaatgccaaatgtgaatatcat gaggaCAATCCCAACATAGGGAGCAATCCTTTGCCAGGTCACGGGAACGCCTCTGTGAATTTCATTGAAGATGGGATAGACCAATATGCAGTAGATGGTCATGTGTTCACCATGGG CAAGAAGTCAACTCATAACAagccaaatgcaataattgtccaaacACCAATCCCGTTTCCTTATGGAAATACCAAGGCAGTACCGTGGAAATACGAAGTCACATCCCACTTGGCAGATCATCAACCAAGTGATGGTTGTGAACCTAAAGGAACTGAGGTCACTAACATCTCAGGGATTGGTGGAATGACTCGGAGTGGTCGTATATACACTCCTGAGCAACTTAGGAAAAAAGAGGTTAatggagaaaaaggaaaagaagatatgtatcataccataaaaggacaagagatcagtaaaaagacggtgtctgaagaagaagctagtgaatttttgaagtttgtcaagcaaagtgaatataaggtggtggatcagctaaatcagaccccttccaagatatcagttctctccttgttattgaattctgaagcacatagaagggcactgatgaaagttCTAAACGAAGCCCATGTTACTCACGATATCACTGTCgatcagtttgatggagttgtcggtaacatcactgctagtagttgcctgagttttagtgataatgaattaccagctgaagggACAGAGCATAATAAGGCACTGCACATCTCTATGAGGTGTCACGATCAcattcttgcacgagtgctagtagataatggttcatcattaaatgtcatgcctaaaTCAACACTGTCAAAGCTATTTGTTGAGGGAGCCTGTTTGAAGCCTAGTGctttggtggtgaaagcgtttgatggatctagaagacaagtgattggtgagattgacctgccaattcaaatcggaccccacatctttgggataaccttccaagtaatggatattaaaccggcgtacagttgtcttttagggagaccatggattcatgctgctggagcagtgacatccactctccatcaaaagctaaagtttacagtgaacaataagctggtaataatatatggggaagaagatatgatagtaagtcatttatcttctacaggctacattgaagacacggaggaagccatagagactttctttcaagcattagaaattgccaatgttgtcttcatgggtgaaggatatcgtttaaaagaaccaaaacaatctaccatatcattgaagtctaccaaatccatgttagaaggaggagtttttctcaatttggggaagttgatagaaataccagaaaagaacaataggtacgggttgggatatgtacctactcaagctgatgaagaaaaggctgcgaaggaaaaaagagaaaacaaggtGACTCGTCGAGAAAACTGGATACCGAATTCACAgaagattcctatttgtgacattcgtcaaaattttcaaagcgccggaataatatatgctgatcaggtggctgttgcggaagaggatcatggtgatgatga acctgatatgtcgcttaaaattagagaagaggtcaagaagcaatttgatgctggtttcttagcagtagcaaaatatcctcaatgggtggctaatattgtaccagttccaaagaaagatggaaaggttcgaatgtgcgttgattatcgggatttaaataaagctagtcctaaagatgattttcctctacctcatattgatgtcctagtggatagcactgctcaatactctcttttctccttcatggatggtttctcagggtacaatcaaatcaagatggctcccgaagatatggaaaaaactacgttcatcacacaatgggggactttctgctataaagtgatgccatttggattgaagaatgccggggcaacctatcaaagagcaatggtaaccttgtttcatgacatgatgcataaggaaatagaggtttacgtggatgatatgatcgcaaaatctcgaactgaagaagaccatgttgttaaccttcaaaagttatttgagcgactaaggaagttcaaacttcgtttaaaccctgctaaatgcacatttggtgtaagatcaggcaaattacttgggtttatcgttagtcaaaaagggatagaggtggacccagataaagtaagagcaatacaagaagtGCCGGCTCCACGCACGAaaaaagaagttcgtggctttttgggtagattgaattacattgcaagGTTTATATTGCATCTCACTGCTACATGCGAgccgattttcaaattgttgcgcaaagaccaaaaggttgaatggaatgagaattgtcaaaaagctttcgaaaagattaagcagtacttatcaaaacctccCATCCTAGTGCCTCCTGTTCACgggaaaccacttattatgtacttaacagtacttgacgagtcaatgggctgcgtactggggcaacatgatgaatctggtaggaaagaacatgctatttattatttgagcaaaaagctcaccagttgtgaaacaagatattcactgcttgaacgaacatgttgcgcattggcATGGGCTGCTCGCCGGTTAAGGCATTatatgttatgtcatacaacttggttggtgtctaaaatggacccaattaaatacatctttaagaaacctgctcttactggaaggatcgcccgttggcagatgttgttatcagaatacgatttggtatatgttAGACAAAAATCTATCAAAGGAAGCGCATTAGCAGAATACTTATCCCAACAaccggtagaagattatcaatcaatgcagtgtgaattccccAACGAAGACATAATGACTTTAGttgaagagattgaatcatctgataaagaaaaatggaggttGGTGTTTGTTGGTGCCTCTAATGCgttagggcatggaattggagccattttgatttctccagagaaccagttcactccatttacggctagattgtgttttgattgtacaaacaatattgcagaatatgaagcatgtgttaTGGGAATTAAAGCAGCTAttgaatcaaatgtaaaatttcttgaggtatatggagattcattgttggtcatccatcagacgaaaggagagtgggaaacacgagattctaaattgattccgtatcacacccatatcaaagaattgacagaacactttgagaagattactttcaaccatatccctcgagaagaaaaccagttagctgacgcattggccactttgtcgtcaatgttcaaaataaccacTAATCAAGACGTGCCGGTCATAAAGattcaacaaagagataaacctgcatattgcttatcaatagaagaagagcttgatagcaaaccatggttttatgatatcaaatcctatgttaagaatagggaatatccatcaggtatttcagagaacgacaagagggttttgaggaggttgtcaatgaacttcttcttaaatggtgatgtgctttataagaggaatcataatatggttctcctcagatgtttggataaagcagaagcagaaaagatcattcaagaggttcacgaaggttcttttggaactcatgcaaatggacacgcaatggcaagaaaaatcttgaggGCTGGCTATTATTGGCTGACAATGGAATCTGATTGCTTTAATtatgtaaagaaatgtcataaatgtcaaatatatgctgataaagtacatgtaccgcccacctctttgaatgttttaacatcaccatggccattttcaatgtggggaatggatgttattggactcatcgagccaaAAGCTTCCAATGGTCACCGGTTTATCTTGGTAGCTATTGATtacttcacaaaatgggttgaagcagcttcttatgccaatgtgaccagaagtgtggttgtcaaattcatcaaaagagaattgatttgtcgatatggcttaccaaacaagataatcactgataacgcgactaatttgaataacaaaatgatgaaagagttgtgtgatagtttcaaaattcagcaccataattcttcgccatatcgtccgaaaatgaatggagctgtagaagcagcaaataagaatatcaagaagatcatacaaaagatggtggagacgtataaggattggcatgaaatgcttccctttgcattacatggctatagaacctctgttcgtacctcaacaggggcaactcctttctcattggtgtatggaatggaagcagtacttcccatcgaagttgaaattccctcgatcaaagtcctgatggaaacaaaactagaagaggcggagtgggttcaatcacgatatgaccaattaaatctcatagaagaaaaaagaatgatagctttgTGTCATGGTCGGCTATATCAGAAAAGACTCAAAAAAGCTtacgagaaaaaagtccgtcctcgagagtttcgaGAAGGAGAATTAGTgttgaagaaaatattgcccataaaaaaggatTCTCGGGGAAAGTGGACTCCGAActacgaaggaccatatgttgtgaaaaaagctttctATGAGGGAGCTATgatactcgcagaaatggatggagatgagctTCCACTTCCAATAAACTCAGATGCAGTCaagaaatattatgcttaa